Part of the Lycium ferocissimum isolate CSIRO_LF1 chromosome 6, AGI_CSIRO_Lferr_CH_V1, whole genome shotgun sequence genome, TTCCCAGCCATTAATAACAGCATCTTCTCGTTTAAACCTATTATTAATCTTTGCAATTTTTGCAGTTTGCCATGCACTAATCTTTGTTTCAACTTCCTCTTTCTTCACTCTATGTACCATCACCTCTCCTTGTTGACTAATTCCactcatattattattattagaacTCCCACTAGGAGAAGGACTAGGATCcaaatgattattattattattattattattattattactattatctGCTACAATAGCTAAAGGATTATTTTCCTCGACTATAGTTTCCTCTTCGAAAATCCTTCCCAAGCTATTATTGGTTGTAACTTCAGCTTCATGACTTGTAccataattgttgttgttgttgttgttgttgttagtagGAGTACTTGAAGATCCGGCTAGTAACAAAGCATTGAACTCTCTACTCATGGTTGAGAAATTCTCACTTGGAGCTAACTCTGAGGACAAAGATGATGATCTATGGCTACTCGTTTCCCAAGCCTCCCTTCTCCGGCCTGCACGATTAATATTCGTCGTgaatggtggtggtggttgtggtGGTGTCATAGCATGGATGTCTCTTATATGATCATCTCGATATTCTTGATCTTGATCCTGATCCTGATCGTCATGCTGATAATCTTCGTGATCATGTTCTCTAttattgttagtattgttgttgttgttgctcgtGCTTGATAAGACTAGAGCTCTTTCATCATTCGACATGTCAAGATTCTTGTTAAATTCTTTTCTATAGGGATTTTGCTAGTTTTTAGTGTATATTTGGTTGAATAATACTAgtggatgaagaagaagatgggaGAAAAGGAGAATAGAagggtgaagaagaaaagggagtAAAGAGAGTAACATAGATCTTTTTAGTTTTTTGGGCTATAGTTCATCAAAGAATGGTCAAAGTGATATGAACCACACATGTACTTTGGATTTTACTAATTGAGGAATTATTAGGGGAGAGTTCAAGAAATTAGTGGTACTTCTTGGATCTGAAGTGATACATGGTTCCCATAATTTACAGGTAAATAAAGTAAGCAATATACagctagaaaaagaaaatattgtatCAGTGCTGATTGTGAtgagttttgattttttcttctttgctcGAATTTTCTATTTGACTCCCTCATCTCTTTGTAATTATAATTCTCCTTGGATGTACTGGTGAACCAGAAAGTAATAcaaaagattcaagaaaataataaatatcacAGCTTGGATTTTACTTAATTATGacttaaaatttcttttaaacCTCTTTTAcaccttaatataattttgccTTTTCATTATGGGAATTCAATAACGTAACAtacaaaaattatttgtttttacCCTATTTGCATCAATATAATTTTCCGGCGAAGGAGATTCACAATCCTTCAAATTAGCTTCGCCCTTGTAAGAGAGTATATCCATATATCTTAaacccccccccacacacacacaaccgCATATAGTCGCCCTCTCGTAGAATATTTCTTACAGGTTCAAACGACCGCATATCTTTTGCTTTAACCTTTTATTTGTACGTATTTAAAAacttcattaaatatgtataatactTAATTGTGAACTCGTAACTAAGACGGGCTAGGATGGAATCATCAACTAGAGCATGACCTTAGGTTTATTCCGATGAGTTTAAGTTGTAGTTAGACATCGACAAGGCGAGAGCTAGGGTTCTGATTAAAGGTCCTGCAGAACTAAATAGTTTTGACCAAAATTTTGTACTTGTGTCAAAAGTTTACTTaacatgtataaatatttatCTAGAACTCAATAAGCTACCTTTCTAAATTCCAGAATCTGCCTCTAGACAGCGATTGAATATAGGTTTTTAAATCATTAGATTAAAACGATCTACAACGGCAGATATCTTATCATAGTAAATTGatatagttttaaaaataattataaaaataaagtaataaCTTATATAACTATTTAATTGGATTAGTAGTGTAAATTTCTTTTATTGCATCAGTAACAACAACGACAgtatacccagtgtaatcttACAAGTGTGGTCTAAAAAGGGTCGGATGTATGCAGGTCTTACCTCTATCTTTATGGGGTAGAGACGCGGAGCCAGGATATTCaccaagggggttcaaaatatgaaaaagtaaacacacgaagaagccAGGTGGGTTCaacgtctactatatatatataaaaaataattttaacaataTATAAACGGTGTAATTTTCCGCCAAAGAACCCCTTTGGCCCTTCCTCCCTCCGCCCCTGAGTAGAGAGGTTtttgatagaccctcggctcaaaagaaaagacACATATGTGAAGCATGggtgttatgtatattatataacAAGTACAAGGACCAAATCTATAGATACTCTAAGCCATGGGCACTTAATTGCAAGAACTCACTTTCGATTTTTGTCTCAAAGTAGTGTCGGACTGTCGGCCAAAGAAGACTCTATTTATTTGTGGGACCCACAAAGATTATGTAATTAGTGTGGACGATAGAAAAATCTACACACGCGTCACATGTTAACAGTAAATCCCTTAATTGAAAATGCCACGTGGACACATCTCATTGGTTACAAATAAACTTAATTATTTAGTCATTATCGCTCATGCATGATGACCTGGCAACCGACAGATCATTGACACGTGTACGGCAAAATCACGATTAATAATGTTAAGGTTAACTCGTTGCCCACGTCTCACGTAATAATTATCAACATTATAAAGCTCTATATTTAGAGTAGAAAAATATTGCTAATCTAATGATTAAGACATCAACTAGGTGTGGTTGTGTTATGGATGAGattttttaattcttaattAGATGTCTTAATTTTTGGGTTCGAGCCCTGTGAATTTTAGAAACTACTAGAACATCTCCCTCTAATAGGTTTTACGTGGCGTGAATTCAGATTAGTCGGGCCTAATGTACCACCATTAATGGTTGTCaaaggcggagccaggatttatGGGTTCTAGATTGTCAaaaacaagaattttttttctaaaaaaaaaaatgtgggatCTGCGTCAAAGCTATTGGGTTTTCCGAACTCGTAATTAGAATGTTAGCTTCTCCCATGAGGGTTGTGGTATAAAGGATGAGACCTCTTCACTCCTAATCAGATGTCTTGGTCTCTCGATCTCAAGCTATAGCTGAATTGAAAAACTCCTGATAAGGAGCGCATCTTCCTCTAATAAGTTTTACATGGTGCGATTTTTCAATTAGTCACACCCAATATATATTGGATACCGAATGATTATGAGCGTGTTTGGttaagcttataagctggtcaaaCTAGCTTATAAGCAATTTTTAGCttatctacaacaacaacaacaacatacccattgaaatcccacagtgtggggtctggggagggtaaaatgTACACAAACCTTACCTCCATCTCGGAAGATAAGACAGAGGGTCAAGCTTTCcacaagagagaaaaaaacatGATCTAAAAGGTCAAATAAGCGGAAGTTAATACGAAAATAAACTAACGAAAGTGAAAACATGATGAAAAAGTAAGatgaaaacaaaacaaagaattACCACGTATAAATACGATAATTGTGGTACACGGACCAACATATAGTTGCACgaatcaaaggacaagaaaatgaagatcaaaGCCGCGATTCTTACTAGTACGACGGGATACGtgggactacctactagccttctaccctaatctgagtcctccatagcCTCCTACGCATTTGGTAAATAttaaaagtgcttataaatAAGTCATAAGCCATAAGTtggtccccccccccctcaactTATAATATTTTAGCGTATAAGCACTTTTAGTTAGACCAATGATTTTACTATTCTATTCCtaattattttatgtaattcctaaaatacttttttaaaaacaaaatccgAACCCTCCCCATGATTTTACTCCTTCACCAGTTCTTCGAATCGATGACTTCTGTAACgtcttcaacatcaacaactttATTTTACAAATTCTTCTTGGTATTATTTGGATCTTTTACTTGGTTAATTTGCATATTACATAAAGCTACGTTACAATGTATTTtctaactttttaatttttttggatctCCAGCTTGCTAACAATTCCCTTCTACCAACTGGACGTCAATGATTGCTAATTTGTAGGTTTTATAAAGCATGGAACTCAATCCTATTCCTCTACATTCtagggtatgttgttgttgttgttgaataataTTATCTAATCAATTTTGCACTAAACCTAAATTGAGACATAAATCATTTTGTATTAGaatcaaacaattttttttaatgaattattCGAATAGGACAACTATCAATCtggaaattgaaattttgtaaTAATCATGTCCTATTAGTTTAAATAGCTTCAGGGGCATTTAAGTCATGTTAACACAAAAAATTGCTTATCAACACTTTTTTGTCAAACACTTCAACTGGTTATTATTAGTTTcaacacttttatccaaacacgtaatTGCTTATTTGTTAAATCAATTTCAGCACTTAAAAAATGCTTATCAACACTTAATGTATATCAGCTATTTAAAATCAGCTAAGCTAAACGGActctataaaaataaaacaaaacaaaaaatcatgAAGAATTTCAGAAGAaagcaaaacaaacaaaaaagaaaagaagatagagACATTCATGACGAAAAACTAAAGAAGCTTACTTTTACTTTTCTTATTCTaaactgtatttttttttccttttacagGCAAAATTAGTGATGCAAATGTGAGTGGGAAATGAGGAGTTGGAATATGACATGTCTCCATtgtgttattgtttttgtttttttaatagaaaattAGATACAGGTGTTTGCAATGGTATTGGAACCAAATGAGTTTTGAAAAAGATGTAGTGATTAGTTCATTTTGTCGTTctcttttattaaatttgataCTTTTGTCACTTTTGTCATTTTGTAATAAATAAATGAGATTTTCAAGTCTTTATTTGGTTCATTGTATTATATCTCAATAGGAACAGTTCGATACTTAAAAATTACAAATCGAACTGCAATATTAGAAGTATAGATTACATAATTTCCAATtcatattttttgctttttaaagATCTTTgcatacttaataaaaatattcaCTAACCTTGAATCTTGATGATTAAAACAATAAATCACTCACAAGTAACTTCAGTATAAAAGAACATAAACTCAAGCAAACACCATGAAGATATCGATACACAATTTTTTTAGCGAAAAAACATGATATAAAGAATCTCTATAAAAATATGagcttttaagttttatgcaCTGATGATGTAACAAATATTTACACAACCAGGTCCAATTTAGAATAACCACAAGTAAATCTCTTTAATAAGTAACAATTAGTAATCTAGTAGATTAGAATTCACTGattgtacaaaaaaaatattaatactGTCAGTGTACGTAACTTAAGtcctaaaaaataaaagtaactgTTGCATTGTGCAGCTCTAAAAGTAAGAGAAAAATGAGCCTTGAATATAATCTATACATTTGGCCCTGATGGAATGGATGTTAACTCCTCCATGGTGTAAATACCGGGTGGGGGTAAGTTTATAACCGTTTCCTCAGGTGGCTCATACACGACACATCGATTCTCTGATGTGATATCTTCATttggggtaaggtctgcatacactccACCCTCCCTAGACCCTACTTGTGGGATCACACCAGGTATGTCCTTCTTCTTGTTGATATCTTCATTTGGGCCCGGAGGATATTCAATCTCGGAAGCACTTAAATCAAATATAAACACAGAGAAATGAGAATTCCCATTATACCTGAAGAGTAAGAAATAACCACAACCAATTGAATAGTACTCCTTGAATTTGTTCCAGCCCTCCTTTAACCATGTCATGCCACTAGTGTTTTGTAGTTTTACTTTCCATATTGCGCCATTAGGGACCTCAAGCAACACGAGATCCCCCAGATTGGGCCCATACTCTGTTACAAATTCATGAGGGATGCTCTGTAGAATACCAAAATTATGAAAGAGACAAACAAAATATAAGAAagagaagtgagaaaaaaatggaaggaaaagAGAACTTTCAGACAAGTTGGTGTAGGACAAGTTTCTAATCACAttgcttcctttttcttttttttttttttttgggataaccGAGAAATCCTTGAGCGCCAGCAGGCACAGTTTgaaactcggtggataatggGTCCACCCCTCTatccttctccacttaaatactagACTTTTGTCTGTGGAAGGGTCCGAACCTGTGACAAGCGCCTAACACACATATCACGCATTGCGCTCTTACCACTGGACTAGAACCCCAAGGGCTTCCAATCGCATATTGCTACTggaaaagggagaaagaaaaacTGGTAGCAAGATACTAAGTAGGAAAATCCCTAATACAGAGAAACAACAAATACTGAAGGTGACCAGTAAATTAGGGTCTAGTAACTATCAGTCAAATTTGCAAGACTGAAGCTTCCATTTCATTTAAAGCTGGGTATTTGTTTTCCATTGTAGGCTGCTAATCTTGGCGCTGGCTTCTTATCACATATGTTGGTGCGTTATGATGCGAGTGATGAGTGTTTATTAGTAATATCGAAATAATAAAGTTACAAACACTTAAGTTTCCTCAGCAAATAAATATTTGCAGCAGTGCTGCATTGCCCAGTGTTGATTCAACTTAATGAATTCTATAcgaatataacaacaacaacaaacgcgtataatcccaccaggtgggGTATGAGGTGGGGTATGGGGAGAGTAGAGtatatgcagaccttacccctaccttgtatGAGTTCTATACGAATGAGTGTACAAATTCCGTAAGAACTATGAATGAGAATATAaagatttatatttttttgatgacaagAATATAAAGATTTATATTagacttctttcttttctgtttcctttttctttgcttatggaaaatattttggtCAATCAGACCTGATCAAATATGAAAGCCAAAACTAGTTTTGGTCAACCAAAAGAAAGAACGAAAGCCAAAAAGGCTTCCATTGTCAGTAAGCCTCCTTTTTGTCCATATCCGTTTCCTAATACAGCTGAtcagaggtttttttttttgagaaactaCAGCTGATCAGAGGTTTTATATAATCAAAATGCTAACAAGAGCAGAAACCTTCCTAATTCctaatttcttcaattcaaaGTATTCTGTACTTCATTTCTGTTACTGCTCAAAAACAGGGAACTTGGTTGAGACTGGTATATATTTAAATTAAGGTTTGCCATATACCTTCTGATCCTCAAGCTTACCATATCCTCCAGAACCGTCTTGTATTTAATCCCATCTAATTTGACACATTACAGTACATAAATCCTATAAAGACGATTTCATTGTACTTAAGTGCTCGGCACATTTAAAATCCTATTTGAAAGGCATGGCAACCATAGATGCATTACATGATTTGATTTTAACTATTGCGGCATCAACCATGAGTTTGGAGTTTTGGAAGTTTGATACCATTCCTTTTGCAACATATTCGACTAGACGCCCTGGTCTCCTTTGATAACTATGTAGACCACAAATATTATCAGTTTCTGAAAGTGATCTTGCACGAAGAGGAACTTttaaaatcagctaagttttcGAACTATATTTGTTTGAGAGGAGTTCCGCTAATATTGAAAGGTGGCTAATTATTTAGCTTTACCTTTCAAAACAAGACATGGGCTTGGCCTAACCCCTCTAATTGCCATAACAAACTCATAATCAAAAAAGCTCCCTACTACATCTCTCTCCTGTGCTATTTGAAATTGCATTTTTCACTACCCACGTTTGGTGTCATTTCATTACAGTAAACGACATCACCAGAAAAACAGACACATTCCAGTAGTGCATTTGTTAATCAATGTCTTGGTCGTGGTCCGATTATAGTTTCCGAAAATGTATTAGAATTgtacccaagggtgtggcctagtggtcaatgaagtgggttgagcaCCATGAGGTTTCAGGTTCAATTCCCACCAGAGgcaaaacactaggtgatttcttcccatctatTCTAGCCTTGGTGGACATAGTTACCTGGTACCTGTTGCTAGTGGGAGGTGGCaggtatcccgtggaattagCGAGGTGCACAAGCTGGCCCGAACACcacggttatcaaaaaaaaaaaagtgttagaATCAATTAGCATCATCAACACAAGACATAGGCCAGGACTAACTGCACACGATCCCCACCACCTTCCCTATTGTCAACATTGTTTTAGACGAAATGCTTCTATTTATGACAAGAAACAATTTTTTACAAACCAAAAAGGGAATTGAAAAACTTACATATCTTCACAAACTTAAAGAGAAAGCACTACTACAGCACAAATGAATAGCAAAGAACCCATACAAGTGGAAacacaaaagaatgatataaaatgaaagaGCAGCAGCCATACAACTAGAAACAGAAAAgaatgatataaaatgaaaatgCCTCATCATAAACCTACTTGCAGAACTTACTAATTTAGAGGCATGGGGAGATAGGATAATCTTGTAGAAGTGAGGGGGTTCCGGGATATTCACTGGTTTTGGTTCCTCTTGCCCCCGTCTGTCTACCATCTCTTCCGGCTGCTCTTCCCGTCTATCTGCCGGTTGCTCTTCCCGTCTCTCTACCATCTTTGTTAGCAGCTCTTTCCATCTATCTACCACCATCTCTGCCGGCTGTTCTTCTTGTGGTAAAGTAGTGTCACTGTCTTGCATTTGCTTTTGCAAACTGCAGTGAGAAAAATCAAATTCCCTCACCTAACACTGCATTAAATATGTGACAACCGAATTATCAGCATTAATCTTTGAAACTTTTAACCAATGATAATAAAGCTCAAGCCTAAGTGTAGTTTTCTATTTTTGCTAGGAAAAACTAAAACAGTCAATACATAACTCACCTGAAAagtttattcctttttttttttaatgacaggTGGTGTTCTGGCACCAGGATATCTGCTACCTCCCACGTAACCGATACCGGGTAACTCTACCCTGCAAGGCTTAACCAGATGTGATAAAAATCACCTAGCATTTTTTGCCTCCGCTggaatttgaacctgagacTTCGAGGTTCTCCttccacttcattgaccactaggtcaCTCCATTGGATGCGAAAATGTTAATTCCCTCTACCAGGGTTATGACAGATAAATACCAAGTTGGTGAATAATGAGTTCATCCCTCTACCATTCTCGACTTATAAACCAGACTGCTACAAAGTGTTTGAATTTGTGACATGCACCTAGCAAACACATAAAAATCTGCGCTCTTACCACTAAACCAAAGCACTGAGGcatattccttttatttttcagcTTGTGCCTCCTTTTTTCAGGCTATTAACTCCAACATTATACTTTGAAACTTTTAACAGATGATTTAGAACTCAATCGTAAGTGGAGTGGAGTCTTTTGTTTTTGCTACAAAAAACTAAAACAATGAATATACAATCCACCtgaaaatatatattctttttagtTCACTCCACTTTATTCCACTATtgattttcttcatctttttcttaaataacCAAGAAATCTCCAAGGACGAG contains:
- the LOC132060320 gene encoding remorin 4.1-like isoform X2 — protein: MSNDERALVLSSTSNNNNNTNNNREHDHEDYQHDDQDQDQDQEYRDDHIRDIHAMTPPQPPPPFTTNINRAGRRREAWETSSHRSSSLSSELAPSENFSTMSREFNALLLAGSSSTPTNNNNNNNNNYGTSHEAEVTTNNSLGRIFEEETIVEENNPLAIVADNSNNNNNNNNNNHLDPSPSPSGSSNNNNMSGISQQGEVMVHRVKKEEVETKISAWQTAKIAKINNRFKREDAVINGWENEEVQKASSWMKKIEIT
- the LOC132060320 gene encoding remorin 4.2-like isoform X1; amino-acid sequence: MSNDERALVLSSTSNNNNNTNNNREHDHEDYQHDDQDQDQDQEYRDDHIRDIHAMTPPQPPPPFTTNINRAGRRREAWETSSHRSSSLSSELAPSENFSTMSREFNALLLAGSSSTPTNNNNNNNNNYGTSHEAEVTTNNSLGRIFEEETIVEENNPLAIVADNSNNNNNNNNNNHLDPSPSPSGSSNNNNMSGISQQGEVMVHRVKKEEVETKISAWQTAKIAKINNRFKREDAVINGWENEEVQKASSWMKKIERKLEEKRAKALEKMQNDVATAKRKAEEKRASAEAKRGTKVARVLELANLMRAVGRAPAKRSFF
- the LOC132060321 gene encoding B3 domain-containing protein At1g49475-like isoform X1; protein product: MSLQKQMQDSDTTLPQEEQPAEMVVDRWKELLTKMVERREEQPADRREEQPEEMVDRRGQEEPKPVNIPEPPHFYKIILSPHASKLSIPHEFVTEYGPNLGDLVLLEVPNGAIWKVKLQNTSGMTWLKEGWNKFKEYYSIGCGYFLLFRYNGNSHFSVFIFDLSASEIEYPPGPNEDINKKKDIPGVIPQVGSREGGVYADLTPNEDITSENRCVVYEPPEETVINLPPPGIYTMEELTSIPSGPNV
- the LOC132060321 gene encoding B3 domain-containing protein At1g49475-like isoform X2 is translated as MQDSDTTLPQEEQPAEMVVDRWKELLTKMVERREEQPADRREEQPEEMVDRRGQEEPKPVNIPEPPHFYKIILSPHASKLSIPHEFVTEYGPNLGDLVLLEVPNGAIWKVKLQNTSGMTWLKEGWNKFKEYYSIGCGYFLLFRYNGNSHFSVFIFDLSASEIEYPPGPNEDINKKKDIPGVIPQVGSREGGVYADLTPNEDITSENRCVVYEPPEETVINLPPPGIYTMEELTSIPSGPNV